The following DNA comes from Vibrio gigantis.
CAACAAGCGGTTGAGCTAGGTGTTTCTCTAGTGAACGAACTTAAGCAAGGCAATGAAGCAGTGCTAGCGGACAACAATCTTGAGTTCACTGAACTTGAAACAATTGACCGTAACTCTCCATTAGCAGCATCTGTATTCGCTCTAGCGAAACCAGAAGCCGGTCAAGCTGTGTTCGGTCAATCTAAAGACCAAGACGGTAACATCGTTGTTGTTGAGCTTTCTAAAGTAACGGCCGAAATCAACCCTGCTTACAGCACTCAAATTGGTGCACAATTGGAGCGAGTTGGTAACCAGCAAGATCTGACTAATGTACTAAACGTACTTCGTAAAAACGCAGACGTTGAATACTACGTAGTGGGTCAAGGTCAGTAAGCGTTTGATTACCTCAGTAGCAAGCTCCGGTTAGAAGTTTACTACTGAGAGTCAACATATGATTGTTAGGCTCTAATTCAGATTTGTGAGCCAACAAACAAGCTGATGAAAATAAGATGTATAACGAAGCGGGTCACTTAGGTGGCCCGCTTTATTTTTATCTGGCGATCATGTTATCTCTTGCTGCAAACGCATAAGTTACGTTTTTTGAACAAAGGAACACTTTATGCGCACGATATATTCAACACTACTTCTTTCATTTCTGATGCTCTTAAGCCCTGCCGTATTTGCAGACAGTCCAACCAAGGCTGAGCTTTACGATGGCATTGAGATTACGGTAAATATCAATACCGCAACAGCAGAAGAGCTTTCAGCACTATTGATTGGTGTAGGTGACAAGAAAGCCAAAGAGATCGTCGATTACAGAGATCAGAACGGGTTATTTACGACTGCTGATGATTTGGTCAGTGTCAAAGGGATAGGTGAAGCGACGGTTGAAAAGAATCGAGAAAGAATTCAGCTTTGATCCGTTTTTTTATTCATTAGAAATGAAACGACAGCCATGAAGCCGCCTGTCACAGCACCTGCTAGGTGGGCTTCAATTGCGACACGAGCGTTAATCAGTTCGCCAGTCGTACTAGAAGGACCAATAAGCTGCTCCCAAGCGATTTTAGCGACTAATCCGAACACCAACAGCCAGCTAGATTTCCTGCTGTTTAAAGCCTCTCTGAGCGCGAATAAGCCAAACAACCCATGCAAAGTGCCAGATAAGCCAACGTAGATCTGAATACTCGAAAATAACAGAGCGACCCCAGTCACTAAACTAATCACAAGCAAAGCAACAACAAGCTGTGTTTTGCTCGGTTGGAACAGGTAGCTGATGATCCACAAGCCTGCTAGATTCATCAGAAGATGCGAGTAGTTGGTATGTGAAAAGTTTCCTGTTAGGATTCGCCACCATTGCCCGTCGGCAATCGCATTGCTATCCCAAACGACCCAAGCTTGTATTGGTTCAAATTGGAATAAGACGCATAAAAGTGAAGTGAAAATTAAAACAGGGTACACATTAAATCCATGTCTCGTTATTGCCCCCAATGCAGCAAGGCTTTGAAAGCTTGTATTTGTCAGTGGGTTACACCACTAGAATCGAATGTTGAGCTTATCATTCTTCAGCACCCATCAGAAGAGCATCGTCCAATGGGAACCGCGCGCATTCTCTCGTTATCTCTAAAAAACAGCGTGACGATTGTCGGCGAAGATTTTTCAGACAATGAACGACTGAATGCATTGCTGGCCGATGAGCAATATCAGCATGCGATTTTGTACCCGAGTGAACACTCGGTGTCTGTCGAGTCTGTACCACGCCCTAATAAAAAGCTGCGTGTGATTTTGTTGGATGGAACTTGGAAGAAGGCATTCAAGATGTGGCAGGTATCAAGTAACTTGCATGCGCTGAACACGGTTCATTTGCCGAAAGATCTCAAGGGCAACTATCGAATTCGCAAAGCACCTAGTGAAAACAGTCTTTCAACCGTTGAAGCTGGTTATCATTTGCTTAGTTTATTAGAGAGTGACCGCGATTTTAGTCCTTTGCTAACGGCATTTGACCAAATGATTCAGTTTCAAATCAATCAAATGCCGCCCGGCGTGTTTGAGAAAAACTACTTAGATTAAAGCGTTTTAGTAGAGTGAGTCAGGAATTAAAACTCGGTATGAGCCGAGAACAGTTGCTGATGCATTTTCTGTGCAAGATCATCAGTCATTGATGAAATGTAATCTGCTATCACACGCATCTTTCTTGATTCATCGTCATGCAGTAGCCACTGCTTTTTAATTGGCAGTGGTAACAGACGTTCAGGGTCGGCACTGAATGCCTCAAACATATCCATGATGATCTGCTGACCCTTGTACTCAATAACTTGAACCTGTGGCACTTGAATCACGAACTCGCTGACAAAGTGTTTCAGCTTATCAAGCGTGGCATCCATGCTTGGTTCAAGCACGGCATTGTAGGCAAGCAGTACATTCTCAAAATCTTCATCCACACGCTTAATCGAGATACTGGTCAGCAGCGCATTAACTATCCCACCAATGGCGTCTTTACGGCGGTATTGTTCACCTGAAAACAGCATTTCGGTAATTGAATCTAGGTGATCACAAATCCAAGGATCGGCCATTTCTTTCAATTGAGGGTAAGCAGATTCAACCCATTGCGATTTGGTCACTGAACCAAGCACAATCGCATCTTCTAAATCGTGTACACCATAAGCGATGTCATCAGCCAACTCCATGATGGAACAGTCGAGTGACTTGTACTTGGTTTTATTGTGCTCAAGAGGCTCGGTGTGTGTTTTTCTTTTCTGTTTTAGTAGCTGTTGGTCATTACTTGAAAGTGGCTCAAGTACCCAATTGAACAGCTCTTGGTCATGATCGTAGATGCCTTTTGCTGGCATCCAATCTTTTGCTCTTAACTGACGCTGATGCTTTACAGGTT
Coding sequences within:
- a CDS encoding anti-phage deoxyguanosine triphosphatase; its protein translation is MNSQLEPSFVLEQEWQHRNDDEHKIRRDDHRSPYQRDRARVLHSAAFRRLQAKTQVHGTTVNDFHRTRLTHSLEAAQLGTGIVAQLKKKQPEFRDLLPSDSLIDSLCLAHDIGHPPYGHGGEVALNYMMREHGGFEGNAQTFRIVTQLEPYTEHHGMNLSRRTLLGLIKYPSLLSQVQARLQSEPVKHQRQLRAKDWMPAKGIYDHDQELFNWVLEPLSSNDQQLLKQKRKTHTEPLEHNKTKYKSLDCSIMELADDIAYGVHDLEDAIVLGSVTKSQWVESAYPQLKEMADPWICDHLDSITEMLFSGEQYRRKDAIGGIVNALLTSISIKRVDEDFENVLLAYNAVLEPSMDATLDKLKHFVSEFVIQVPQVQVIEYKGQQIIMDMFEAFSADPERLLPLPIKKQWLLHDDESRKMRVIADYISSMTDDLAQKMHQQLFSAHTEF
- the rrtA gene encoding rhombosortase, which gives rise to MYPVLIFTSLLCVLFQFEPIQAWVVWDSNAIADGQWWRILTGNFSHTNYSHLLMNLAGLWIISYLFQPSKTQLVVALLVISLVTGVALLFSSIQIYVGLSGTLHGLFGLFALREALNSRKSSWLLVFGLVAKIAWEQLIGPSSTTGELINARVAIEAHLAGAVTGGFMAVVSFLMNKKTDQS
- a CDS encoding tRNA-uridine aminocarboxypropyltransferase, whose protein sequence is MSRYCPQCSKALKACICQWVTPLESNVELIILQHPSEEHRPMGTARILSLSLKNSVTIVGEDFSDNERLNALLADEQYQHAILYPSEHSVSVESVPRPNKKLRVILLDGTWKKAFKMWQVSSNLHALNTVHLPKDLKGNYRIRKAPSENSLSTVEAGYHLLSLLESDRDFSPLLTAFDQMIQFQINQMPPGVFEKNYLD
- a CDS encoding ComEA family DNA-binding protein; this encodes MRTIYSTLLLSFLMLLSPAVFADSPTKAELYDGIEITVNINTATAEELSALLIGVGDKKAKEIVDYRDQNGLFTTADDLVSVKGIGEATVEKNRERIQL